AGCACCGAGTCGGCGCGGTTGTAGACCGAGAGGCCGAGCGCGAGGCCGCCGCCGACGGCGGCTGCGCGCCCGCCGTCCTGGGCCGAGCGCAGCAGCAGCGCCGCGCCCGCGGCGCGGCACAGCCACCCGGTCGTGAACGGCCCCCATTCCCACTGCGCGTGGAAGAAGACGCTCGGGTCGAGGGCGACGAGCGCGCCGGCGGCGATGGCCGCGTCGCGTCCGAACGCGCGCCGCGTCGCGAGCATCGTCGCGAGCAGCGCGGCGAGCGCGGTGGCGAGCGTCGCGCCGCGCACCGTCCCGACGCGCGATCCGAAGAGTGCGAGCGGCGCGATCTCGAGCTGGCTCTTGAGCGCCCCGAGGTAGGGGAGCGCGAACAGCGGGAAGCGCCGGCCGAGCAGATCGACGGACTGCGTGCCGGGCGGCATCGCGGCGTCGCGCGCGGGATCGACGAACAGCTGCGCCTGGCGCGCGAGCCAGGCCTCGTCGTAGTACATGCCGGGCGCGCCCGCGCCGCGCGCGAAGAGCGCGACGAGCAGCGCCGAGAGCGCGAGCCACGCGACGAGCACGGCGCGCGCGCCCTCGCCGCGCGCGCCCTCCGGCTCCCGCGCCGTGCCGGCCGCCCCCGACGCGCCGCTCGCGGCCCCGTTCTGCATCGCGCTCCTGGCTCGTCGGCCGCGCGGATCCGCGCGCTCCGCGTTCGTCGACACCGCGCTCCCCGCACGCCGCATGCGACCGCGCGCGCGCCGCGCGCCGACTGCGCCCGCTGCGCGGAGCGCGCGGCGACGGCGCAGGCTACACGACGCCGGCCGCATGCCGCTGTGCGCTATCGTCGCGCGCTCGCGCGGCCGCGCACGAACTCCGGGGGAAGCCTGTCGAGCATGCGCCGGACGACGATGCGCGCGACGACCTCGAGGCCCGCGACGCGGTGCGCGTCGTCGCCGTCGCCGCGGTTTGCCGCTTCGCGCCGCCCGCACCGCACCTCGCTCGCACGCGTTCGCTCCGCTGCGCGCCGCCGCGCGGTCGCGCCGGCCTCCGCCATCGCCGGGGTCGCGGCGTCGCTCGCCCTGCTCGCGGGCTGCGGCGATCGCGCGCCCGCGGCGCGCGTCGACCCCGCGCGGCCGCCCGTCGTGCTCGTCACCCTCGACACGACGCGCGCGGACCGTCTCGGGTGCTACGGCTACGAGCGCGCGACGAGCCCGCGGCTCGACGAGCTCGCGCGCGATGCGGTGCGGCACGCGCGCGCCTACTCGACGTCGAGCTGGACGCTCCCCGCGCACGCCTCGCTCTTCACCGGCGCCTACACGTACACGCACGGCGCGCGCTACGACGCGGACGGCCCGCTCGTGCTCGGGGACGCGATCGACCACGCGGGCGCGAAGCGCTATCGCGCGCGCGGCCTCGACCCGCGCCTCCCGACGCTCGCCGAGCGCTTCGCCGAAGCGGGCTACGCGACGGGCGGCTTCGTCGCCGGGCCGTGGATGAAGCGCGTCTTCGGGCTCGATCGCGGCTTCGCGCACTGGGACGACGACGGCATCGACCACGAGAACGGAAGGCGCGCGGACGCGTTGACGGACGCCGCGCTCGCATGGCTCGGCGAGCACGCGGACGAGCCCTTCCTGCTCTTCCTCAACTACTACGATGCGCACAGCCCGTACGACCCGCCGGCGAGTGCGCGCGACCGGTTCGCGGCCGACGTCGCGGGCGGCGGCGCGCTGCCGGGCCCGGGCGAGCCGATGACGCTCGCGCAGGCGAACGCGCTCTACGACGCGGAGATCGCCTTCGCCGACGAGCACCTCGGCCGGCTCCTCGACGCGCTCCGCGAGCGCGGCCTCTACGACGGCGCGTGGATCGTCGTCACGGCCGATCACGGCGACGTGCTCGGCGAGCACGGGAAGCTCGGGCACGGCCGCTACCTGTGGGAGGAGGAGATCCGCATCCCGCTGCTCGTGAAGCGGCCGGGCGCGCGCGGCGCGGGCTCGACCTCCGATGCGATCGCGCAGATCAACGACGTGGCGCCGATGCTCGTGCGCGAGCTCGGTCTCGCGCCGCTCGCGGGCGGGGGCGGCCCGCTCGCGCGCGCGGACGACGCGGCGCTGGCGGAGCTCTACCCGCTCCCGTTCCTGTTCGCGAAGGGCGACTGGCGTGCGCTCGTCGTCGGCCGCGACAAGCTCATGTGGAACGGGCGCGGGCGGCACGCGCTCTACGACCTCGCGTCTCCCGAGGGCGAGGACGCGAACCGCGCCGACGCGGAGGTCGGCCTGCGCGACGCGCTGCTCGCGCGCCTCGACGCGCTGCTCGCGACGCTCGCACCGGCGCCCGCGCTCGCGCCGGCGGACGTCGCTCGCTCGCGCGCCGTCGACGACGCGACGCGCCGCGCGCTCGAGGGGCTCGGCTATCTCGACGAAGGGGACGAAGGCGGCGAAGGCGACGGCCGCGGCGAAGGCGAGCGCGATCGCGAGGCAGGGCGTCGGGATGGCGAAGCGCACGCCGACGACGCGCGCTGATCGGCGCGCCGGCGCCGGCGCCGCGGTCGCGCTCGCCTTCGCGGCGCTCGCGTTCGCCGTCTACGCGCCCGCGCTGCACGCGCCGTTCTTCTCCGACGATCTCCACTACGTGCAGGCGAACGCGTACGTGCAGACGCCGAGCCTCGCGAACGCGCGCGCGATCTGGTCGCCCGTCGGCCCCGTCGTCGGGATCGTCGAGAACTACGCGCCCGTGCACCTCTCGCTGCACGCGCTCGCCTGGCAGGCGTTCGGCGCCGACGTCGTCGGCCACCACGCGCTCAACGTCGCGATGCACGTCGTCGCCTCGCTGCTGCTCGTGCAGTGGCTGCGGCGCTCGGGGGTCGCGAGCCGCGCGGCCGTCGCGCTCGGCGCCGTCTTCCTCGTGCACCCGGCGAACGTGGAGGCCGTGGCGTGGATCTCGCAGGTCAAGACGACGTCGGCGCTCGCGCTGGCGCTGGCCGCGCTGCTCGCGCACCGCGCGCGCCCCGTGCTCGCGCTCGCGTGCTTCGCGCTCGCGCTGCTCGCGAAGCCGACCGCCGCCGTCGCGCTGCCGGTCGCCGCGCTCGCGCTCGTGCTCGAGCGCGCGCGGGGCGCACGGGCCGCTCCCGAGGACGGCGCGCGCGGGCTCGCCGCACTCGCGCGCGACCCGGCCGCCCGCTGGCTCGTCGCCTGGAGTGTGGTGTTCGCGGCGTTCGCCGCGGCCGAGCTCGCCGCCTACTTCGCGACGGCGGGTAGCGCCGCACACGGCCCGAGCGACGCACTCGTGCGGGTCCGCAGCGCGTTCGCGTCCGTCGCGAGCTATGCGCGGATGGTCGCGACGGGCACCGGGCTCGCGGTCTTCCACGACCCCGATCCGGCGACGAGCGCGCTCGATCCGCGCTGGCTCGGCGGGCTCGCCGTCGTCGCCCTCGCGGGCTGGCGCGTCGCCGCGAGCGCGCGCGCTCGCTCGAACGAGCTGCTCGGCTGGACGTTCGCCGCCGTGTCGTTCGCGCCCGTCTGCGGCGCGATCGCGCTGCCGCACGCGATCGCCGATCGCTATGCGTACTTCCTGCTCCCCGGCGTCCTGCTCGCGGCGGGCGTGCTCGCGACGCGCAGCGGTCTCGCCGCGCGGCGCGCGTCCGCGTGGGTCGCGGCCGCGGTCGTCGTCGCGTTCGCATCGCTCGCGTTCGCGCGCGCGCGGCTGTGGGCCGAGCCGGAGCTCCTCGTCGCGGCGAGCGAGGCGCGCTATCCGCGCGGCGAGGTCGCGCTGCTGCGCGGCGCGCGCCGCGCGGCGCTCGCGGGCGACGCCGGGGCCGCCGTCGACGGCGTGCGCGCCGCGATGGCGCGCGGCTACGACCGCCTCGACGCGCTGCTCGCCGACCCCGCCTATCGCGCGCTGCGCGGCGACGCGCGCTTCGACGCGCTCGTCGCCGAGCTCGCGCGCGGGCAGATCGAACGCGCGCGCGCGCGCGGCGCGCGCGCGCAGTCCGACCTGCGCGTCATCGGCCAGGCGCAGTGGATCCTCGGCGAGCGCGACGCGGCACTCGCGTCGCTTCGGGCGGCGCTCGAGCGGCCCGGCCCCTACGTGGACGCGATCCGCGCGGAGGTCGCGGCGCTCGAGCGCGAGGCGCGGATCGAAGCGGCGCGCGCGCGCCGCGGCGGTAGTGATGGCGACGACGAAGGAGATCGCGGAAGCGGCAGCGACGCCGCTCCCGACGACCGCGCCCCGCGCTAGCTAGATCTGGCCGCGCAGCGCCGCCAGCTCCTTGCGCGCGGCCGCGGCGTCGGGGAAGTCCTCGCCGAGGTCGAGCGCCGCGGCGAAGGCCTGCTCGGCCTCCGTCATGCGCTCGAGCTTCGAGAGCGCGAGGCCGAGGTGGTAGTGGATCTCGGCGCGCGGCTGGCCGCGCCGCTCCGCGATCGCGAGCGCGCGCCGGAACTGGTCGGCGGCCTTCTCCGCGTCGTCCTTGCGCAGCAGCACGAAGCCCAGCGTGTCGACGACACCCGCCTCTTCGGGGAGCGCCTCGGACGCCTGTCGCGCGAGCAGCAGCGCGCGGTCGAGGTCGCTGTGCGCCTTCGCGAGCAGGAACGCGAGGTCGTTCTTGAGGATGGGCAGGTCGACGCCGCCCGAGAGCGCCTGCTCGTACGAGTAGCGCGCCATCGCTTCGTTCCCGACGCGGTAGTAGAGGCGGCCCATCAGCCCCTGCCGCGAGGCCGGGAGCTCGAGCGACGGCGTGTCCTTCGTCATCTCCGTGATCGCGCGCGACGCGTCCTCCTTCGTCGGGTGGAGCTGCACGGCGAGCTCGAGCGCGCCCGCGAGCTTCGGCTCGACGTCGAGCACCTCGACGACGGTCGCGCGCGCTCCCTCGATGTCGCCCTTCGCGGCCTCGATGCGCGCCTGCAGGAGCAGCACGGGGCCGAGCGGGTTGCCGTGCTCGCGCGCGAATGCGACCGAGCGCGCGACCGGCGCCAGCGCGCGCTCGGGCGTCCCGGCGGCGCTCTCGAACGCGACGAGGGCCTCGAGCAGCTCGGGCGAGTTCGGGGCGTCGGCGAGCGCGCGCGCGAAGCCGCCGCGCAGCCGCTCGCGTTGCGCGGGCGCGCGGCCCTCGCGCGCGAACAGCTCGAGCACCGCGGTCTGCGGCGGGTCCGGGAGGTCGACCACGTTCTCGAGGATGCGCCGCCCGACGGCCGGGGCCGCCGTCTCGTAGAGGCAGCGCGCATAGAGCGCGCGCTCGAGCGGCGCGAGCGCGGCGCGGCGCTGCACGCGCTCGAAGAGCTGTCGCGCCTTCGCGTAGGCGTGGTCGTCGTGGAGCGCGCGCGCGAGCTTGCGCAGCGTGAGGAGGTCGGGCTCCTTCGAGAGCGCGACGATGCGCTCGAGCGCCGCGCGCGCGCCGCTCGCGTCGCCCGCCATCGCGTGGGCGTCGGCGAGCACGCGCTGCGCCTGCAGGTTCTCGTCGGCGCCGGGCAGCTCGGCGAGCACCTGGAGTGCGAGCTCGGGCCGTCGCGAGCGCAGCCAGCCCCACGCCGTCATGACGGCCGTCTCGGGCGAGTCCGGGAAGCGCGCCTGCAGCTTCGCGATCGTCTCGAGCGACGCCTTGTGCCGGCCCAGCATGCTCTGATGGCGCGCGATCTCGGCGAGCAGCGTGGCGTCGTCGAGGCCGCTCTCGAGCTTGCTCTCGAGGTACGGGATCGACTTGCGCATGCCGCGCTTGCGCCGCACGAACTGCGCCATCCGCACGTAGGGCTCCGTCTCGTCGGGGAAGCGCGCGATCAGCCGCTCGTAGACGAGCGCCGGGCGGCGGTCGGTGGCCGCGTACAGGGCGGCCAGCTCCTCCCAGCTCTCGTAGCGGTCGGGGACGAGCTCGATCTTGCGCTCGAGCGCCCACTCCGAGAGCGCGGGCCGGTGATCGCGCTCGCCGAGCTCCTGCGCGCGTTCGAGGATCTCGAACTCCTCGCGCGGGAGATCGAGCGCGCGCAGCCTCTCGCTCGCTTCGCGCAGCGCGGCCTCGCCGTCGTCCGCGTGGCCCGGCCACGCGCTCGCGATCCGCGCGCGCTCCGCGAGCGCGCGCCACGCCCGGTCGGGGTCGAGCTCCGCATAGCGAGCGAGCTGCGCGAGCGCGTCCTCGAAGACGGAGTCGGGCGGCGTCTCGCCGTTGATCACGAAGTCGCGGATCAGCGCCGTCTTCGCGCGCGCGAGCTGCCAGTGCGCCTGCGGCAGCGACGGCTCGAGCTCGACGGCGCGCTCGGCGTGCTCGATCGCGGCGAACGGCTCGACGTCGGCGAGCGCGAGCTCGGACTGACCGATCGGCCCCCACGCGCTCCCGGGCGCGCGGTCGACGACGTCGGCGACGAGGGCGCGCGCTTCGTCGCGATCCTCGTCGAGCTGCAGCGAAGCGAGCCCGATCGCGGCCTCGTAGCGCGTGGGATCGATGCGCCACGCCTCGCCGAAGTAGAAGCGCGCGTCGGCGAGGTCGCCCTTCAGGACGAGGAGTGCGCCGATGCGCTCGCACACGTTCGCGTCGTCGGGCGCGAGCTTGAGCGCGCTGTTCAGGTCGATCAGCGCCTCGTCGAGGCGGCCCGCGGCGAGGTGCTCCTCCGCCTGCGCGACGTGCGCGGCGGCGCGGTCGCTGCCGCTCCCGCAGCCGGCGGAGGCCGCGAGCGCGCCCGCCAGGCAGGCGGCCGCCGCGGCGGTGCGCATCGCTCGCATCCGCATCACGACGCGCGCGCTACAGCAGCTTCTCGAGGCGCGAGATCTCGGCGGTCGCGGCGGCCGCGTCGGCGAAGCCGTCCTTCGCGACCGCGCGGCGCAGCGTCGCGATGGCGTCGGTCGTCGACCCCTGCTGCGCGAGCGCGAGCCCGAGGTGGTAGAGGCGCGACGGCGACTCGCCGTGCTGCTCGATGGCGCGCTGGAAGACC
This genomic interval from Myxococcota bacterium contains the following:
- a CDS encoding sulfatase, which gives rise to MLVTLDTTRADRLGCYGYERATSPRLDELARDAVRHARAYSTSSWTLPAHASLFTGAYTYTHGARYDADGPLVLGDAIDHAGAKRYRARGLDPRLPTLAERFAEAGYATGGFVAGPWMKRVFGLDRGFAHWDDDGIDHENGRRADALTDAALAWLGEHADEPFLLFLNYYDAHSPYDPPASARDRFAADVAGGGALPGPGEPMTLAQANALYDAEIAFADEHLGRLLDALRERGLYDGAWIVVTADHGDVLGEHGKLGHGRYLWEEEIRIPLLVKRPGARGAGSTSDAIAQINDVAPMLVRELGLAPLAGGGGPLARADDAALAELYPLPFLFAKGDWRALVVGRDKLMWNGRGRHALYDLASPEGEDANRADAEVGLRDALLARLDALLATLAPAPALAPADVARSRAVDDATRRALEGLGYLDEGDEGGEGDGRGEGERDREAGRRDGEAHADDAR